In Rutidosis leptorrhynchoides isolate AG116_Rl617_1_P2 chromosome 2, CSIRO_AGI_Rlap_v1, whole genome shotgun sequence, one genomic interval encodes:
- the LOC139890948 gene encoding putative pentatricopeptide repeat-containing protein At1g77010, mitochondrial — MDIDLQSCGRLLQTITSKLLIKKGKQIHLLFLKTGVFPFSITFANRILQMYTRCDYLEDARKLFDEMPQRNCFTWNSLLEGYVKSRNEQESLHLFYAMPEKNSFSWNMIVSMYVKAAKLKLARKFFDEMPMKNGVAWNSMIHGYAENGRPVEALSLFNDVKSGCYGPYQVDVYVLATVFGACTELVALKMGKTIHACVIVNGVEFDSVLGSSVVNMYGKCGDLNNANLVLNSLSYIDDFSLSSLISAYSNSGKVTNAKKIFSLKSNPCVVLWNALISGYIVNNMAMEALFLYGEMRRSGTREDTSTIATVLTACDCLGIVIYGTQMHAHACKFGVIHDRIVASVLIDTYTKCGRPDYACELFSELSTYDTVLLNSMITVYSSCGRIEDAKKVFNNIASKSLISWNSMISGLSQNGYPTEAIACFRELNQKGFKLDRFSLASVISTCGTICSLELGEQLFAKATIIGLESDKIVLTSLVDFYCKCGLVHNGQKIFDQILHVDQASWNSMLMGYATNGYGIEALDLFNNMRRLGVMPTDITFTAVLSVCDHCGLLEEGLKWFHAMKNDYFIDPGIEHYSCMIDLFARVGRLEEAINLLTCMPFDADVSIWSSILRGCLANGDTILGKKVAEKIITIDPKNADAYVQLSSVFATAGNWNSSEEVRKLITTERIQKVPGTSWIDC, encoded by the coding sequence ATGGATATTGATTTGCAGTCTTGTGGTCGTTTACTACAAACAATCACATCCAAATTATTGATCAAAAAAGGGAAGCAAATACACCTCTTGTTTCTCAAAACAGGTGTCTTTCCGTTTTCAATCACTTTCGCAAACCGAATCCTACAAATGTACACCAGGTGTGACTACTTAGAGGATGCCCGCAAACTGTTCGACGAAATGCCTCAAAGAAATTGCTTTACTTGGAACTCCCTGCTTGAAGGCTACGTGAAATCACGAAACGAACAAGAGTCGTTGCATTTGTTTTACGCAATGCCGGAAAAGAACAGCTTCTCTTGGAACATGATTGTTTCAATGTATGTTAAGGCTGCTAAATTGAAACTAGCAAGAAAGTTTTTTGATGAGATGCCAATGAAAAATGGGGTTGCTTGGAATTCAATGATTCATGGTTACGCTGAAAATGGGAGACCTGTTGAAGCACTTAGTTTGTTTAATGATGTGAAATCGGGTTGTTATGGACCGTACCAAGTCGATGTGTATGTTTTGGCTACCGTGTTTGGTGCTTGTACTGAATTGGTGGCTCTTAAAATGGGAAAAACAATTCATGCTTGTGTGATTGTTAACGGGGTCGAGTTTGACTCGGTATTGGGAAGTTCAGTTGTCAACATGTATGGAAAATGTGGCGATTTAAATAACGCAAATTTGGTGCTAAATAGTTTGTCGTACATTGATGATTTCTCTCTTTCGTCATTGATCTCTGCGTACTCCAATAGTGGCAAAGTTACTAATGCAAAAAAGATTTTTTCTTTGAAAAGTAACCCTTGTGTTGTTCTATGGAATGCTTTAATTTCGGGTTACATTGTTAATAATATGGCAATGGAAGCACTTTTTTTATACGGTGAAATGAGACGATCTGGAACTCGAGAAGATACCTCTACAATTGCAACTGTTTTAACTGCTTGTGATTGTTTAGGTATTGTTATTTATGGGACGCAAATGCACGCTCATGCTTGTAAATTCGGAGTAATCCATGATCGTATAGTCGCATCTGTGCTTATTGACACTTACACCAAGTGTGGAAGGCCTGATTACGCTTGTGAGTTATTTAGCGAGTTAAGCACATATGACACGGTCTTGCTGAATTCAATGATTACAGTTTATAGTTCTTGTGGGAGGATCGAAGATGCTAAAAAGGTTTTTAATAATATTGCATCTAAAAGTTTAATCTCATGGAACTCAATGATATCTGGGTTAAGTCAAAACGGTTACCCAACTGAAGCAATTGCTTGTTTTCGCGAACTGAATCAAAAAGGATTCAAGTTGGACAGATTTAGTCTAGCCAGTGTGATTAGCACGTGTGGGACCATTTGTTCACTTGAACTTGGTGAACAGTTATTTGCTAAAGCTACTATTATTGGCCTTGAATCTGATAAAATTGTTTTGACTTCACTTGTTGACTTTTATTGCAAATGTGGGCTTGTTCATAACGGTCAAAAAATCTTTGACCAGATATTACACGTTGACCAAGCTTCATGGAACTCAATGTTGATGGGTTACGCTACAAACGGTTATGGAATCGAAGCATTGGATTTATTCAATAATATGAGAAGATTAGGTGTCATGCCTACAGATATAACGTTTACTGCGGTCTTGTCTGTGTGTGATCATTGCGGTTTATTAGAAGAGGGGTTGAAATGGTTTCACGCAATGAAAAACGATTACTTTATTGATCCGGGAATTGAACATTATTCATGCATGATAGATCTTTTTGCGCGAGTTGGTCGTCTTGAGGAAGCTATAAATTTGCTTACTTGTATGCCTTTTGATGCTGATGTAAGCATTTGGTCATCGATTTTAAGAGGGTGTTTAGCTAATGGAGACACTATTTTAGGAAAGAAAGTAGCAGAGAAAATAATTACGATTGATCCGAAAAATGCAGATGCGTATGTGCAACTATCAAGCGTTTTTGCTACTGCTGGGAATTGGAATAGCTCAGAGGAAGTAAGAAAGTTAATTACAACCGAGCGAATACAGAAAGTTCCTGGTACAAGTTGGATTGACTGTTGA